A section of the Triticum dicoccoides isolate Atlit2015 ecotype Zavitan chromosome 7A, WEW_v2.0, whole genome shotgun sequence genome encodes:
- the LOC119333965 gene encoding putative F-box protein At2g02030, whose product MPGKRGARTFLDHLPEGIIDRILIRLPPRDVGRCRVVCALWRSVTSRPEFMLEHRRRQPSLPIVDGAGRSASLVVVRDAGARTSSQQLWPFLAGFEHRNDEVCLRCTCDGFTIIARRGQFYICNPVTRKQALLPQPPSGLGVRTTVIALYMHHPTGEYRVLWVSGSQNWTESSLYVLTVGSDKPRHVEVTMPTVLSASMEWVLVEALIRTPPIQHRGSLHWCPADAKQITGDGEDIIVFDTQADSFRWMRSPNLLIQPDVYHMGNLLNMQEALAFSVVTLSTLDVWVMQDYEANIWAFKYRIDLPRVEKSRQLNLTSLKRKRMTPLDTTVRWFNQIAMFNDRELLIQFNRNRVLRCDTDGKVAVSGMVKIGKKQYCMVLTGHRLQESMIPIPCHEIQQEDDEPPFSATRNI is encoded by the coding sequence ATGCCGGGCAAGAGAGGCGCCAGGACCTTCCTCGACCACCTTCCAGAGGGCATCATCGACAGAATACTCATCCGGTTGCCGCCCCGGGACGTCGGCCGCTGCCGCGTCGTCTGTGCGCTGTGGCGCAGTGTCACCTCCAGGCCTGAATTCATGCTCGAACACCGCCGCCGCCAGCCATCGCTCCCCATCGTCGACGGGGCCGGACGATCTGCCAGTCTCGTTGTCGTCCGTGACGCCGGCGCGAGGACCAGCAGTCAGCAGCTCTGGCCTTTCCTCGCAGGTTTCGAACACCGTAACGATGAGGTTTGTCTCCGATGCACCTGCGATGGCTTCACCATCATCGCCCGTAGAGGTCAGTTCTACATCTGCAACCCAGTCACCCGCAAGCAAGCTCTCCTACCGCAACCTCCATCTGGGCTAGGCGTCCGCACCACCGTAATTGCTTTATACATGCACCATCCAACCGGAGAGTACAGGGTGCTTTGGGTCTCAGGATCACAAAACTGGACCGAATCCAGCTTATACGTCCTTACGGTTGGATCGGACAAGCCGAGGCACGTCGAAGTCACAATGCCAACAGTCTTGTCGGCTTCCATGGAATGGGTGTTAGTGGAGGCGCTGATCCGTACTCCACCAATCCAACACCGGGGCAGTCTGCACTGGTGTCCTGCTGATGCCAAACAGATTACAGGAGATGGTGAAGACATTATTGTGTTTGACACACAAGCCGATTCATTCCGGTGGATGCGTAGTCCGAACCTACTAATTCAacctgatgtgtatcatatgggcaATTTGCTCAACATGCAAGAAGCACTAGCTTTCTCGGTCGTCACGTTGAGCACATTGGATGTGTGGGTGATGCAGGATTACGAGGCCAATATTTGGGCCTTCAAGTACCGGATTGACCTACCGAGAGTGGAGAAATCACGACAATTGAATTTAACCTCTCTGAAACGGAAAAGGATGACACCACTTGATACAACAGTGAGATGGTTCAATCAAATTGCTATGTTCAACGATcgtgagctcttgatccagtttaaTAGGAACCGTGTGTTACGCTGCGATACTGACGGCAAGGTTGCCGTCTCAGGAATGGTGAAGATTGGAAAGAAACAATATTGTATGGTTCTTACTGGGCATCGCCTCCAAGAGAGCATGATTCCAATTCCATGCCATGAGATACAACAAGAAGATGACGAGCCTCCATTCTCCGCAACAAGGAATATATGA